In Longimicrobium sp., the genomic stretch CCCCGGCGACGACCCGCGCGACGTGCACTGGCGCACCACCGCGCGCGTGGGCGAGCCGGTGATCCGCGAGTACGAGCGCGACCGCTCGCGCGCGCTGTGGATCTGCCTCGACCTCCGCGCCGAGCCCGGCGACCTCGCCGAGACGGCGGTGGAGATCGCCGCCTCCCTCGCCGCCGCGGCTTCGCGTCGCGGCGACCCGTTCGGGGTGGCCACGCCGGACGCGCGGGTGTCGCCGGGGATCGGCGCGGCGCAGCTGGAGCGCGTGCTGGACGTGTTGGCTCGCGCGCGCATCCGCCCGGACGCGCCGCGCGTGCAGCCCCCCGTCCCCGCGCGCGAGTGCGTGCTGGTGACGCCGGGCGCGGGCGCCGCGGCGCTTTGGGGCGACGTCTACCCCGCCGAGCGGGAGGGGCGATGAGCCTCGCGCGCCTGCACCGCCGCCTGGTGAGCGCGATGGCGCTGGCCGCGCTCGCCGCCTACGCCGCGGGCGACGGGGTGACGCTCCCCGTCGCGGCGGCCGCCGTGGCGCTCGCCGTCTCCTTCGTCTGGCTGCCGGACGCACGCGCCGGCGCGTGGATCGAGCGGACGACGCGCGTCGGCGTGCTGGCGCTGTTCGCCTGGCTCGTCTACGGCGCGTTCGTGCTGCGGCAGGACTTCATGCCGGGCGTGATGGGGATGTTGCTCTTCCTGGTCGGCGCCGAGTCGCTGCGCCCGCTGGAGGCGCGCAACGACATGCGCCTGTACTCGCTCACCTTCGCGCTGCTGATCGCGGCGACGGCGTTCTATCCGGGCCTCGGCTTCGCCGCGGGGTTCATCGCCTACGTCGCCCTGGCGGTGCTGGGGATGATGGTGGGATATCTCCGCCGCGAGTCCGAGCGCTTCCGCGGCGGCGCGCAGGTGCGCGTGGGGCGCCGCTTCCTGTGGACCACCGCCGCGCTCTCGCTGGTGACGCTGGGGATGAGCTCGACGGTGTTCGTTTTCTTCCCCCGCCTGCCGCGCGCGTGGACCATGCAGGGGCGCCGCGGCGCGGGCGACGAGGTGGCGGGCTTCAGCGACCGCGTCTCCATCGGCGAGTTCGGCGGCCGCATCGGCTCCAACCCCGAGGTGATGTTCCGCGTCGAGTTCCCCGACGGCCCGCCGGCGGACGCGCAGTCCATCCACTGGCGCGGCCGCTCGTTCAACCACTTCGACGGGTCGACCTGGAGCCGCGGCGCCTTCACCGCCGCGGGCGACCTGCCGCCGGCCGCCTACGCCGCGCGCTGGGGCGGCCCCTTCCGGCGGATGCGCATCTTCGGCGGCCCGCCGGGGACGGACGTGCTCTTCGGCCCGCACCCGGTGCTCACCGTCCGCCCGCGCTCGGCCATCCGCCCCTACCGCGGCCGCTCGGGCGACGTCTTCTACTCCGGCTCCGACAACCCCGTCTACTCCATCGTCAGCACCGCCGCGCGGCCCAGCGACGAGCAGCTGCGCGGCACCCCCGACGCGGACGGCGAGGCGCTCGCCGAGTACCTCCAGCTCCCCGCCCTCGACCCGCGCGTGCGGCGGCTGGCGGACTCGCTGGCGGCGGGGAAGACGGCGCGCATCGACCAGGTGCGGGCGATCGCGGACTGGCTGCACGACGAGTTCAGCTACACGCTCGACCTCCCCGCGTCCGAGTCCGAGGCGAGCCTGGAAGGCTTTCTCTTCCGCCGCCGCGCGGGGCACTGCGAGTACTTCTCCACCGCGCTGGCGGTGCTGCTGCGGACGCGGGGGATTCCCGCGCGGAACGTGAACGGCTTCCTGGGCGGGGAGTGGAACCAGAACGGGCGCTACCTGGCCGTCACCGGCAACGACGCGCACTCGTGGGTGGAGGTGTGGTTCGACGGGTGGGGATGGGTGCCGTTCGACGCCACGCCGCCGGACCGCGGCGTCGTGGTCGGCCGGGGGACGGCGGGATCGTGGCTGTGGCCCGCGCGGATGTGGGTGGACGGGATGGAGTACCGCTGGTACAAGTGGGTGATGGACTACAACATGGACCGCCAGCTCGCCGTCTTCCAGGGGATCGGCTCCATGTTCTCCGGCGCGGAGACGTCCACGCCGGGTCCGTCCGGCGCCACCCGCCGCGCACCGTTCCGCCTCGGTGGCCGATGGACGCTGGTCGCGTCCGCCGCCGCGCTGCTCACGCTCCTCGCATTGATCGCGCGACGGCGGCGGGGGACGCGGCTCGCGCCCGAAACGCGCGCCTACCTCGGCCTGCGCCGCGCCTACGTCCGCGCCGGCTGGGCCTCGCGCGGTGGCGGTGATGGGCCCCTCGCGTTCGCCGAGCAGTTGGCGCGCGAGGGAGCCCCCGGTGCGGACGACGCCGCCCGCGCCGTGGACCTCTACCTCCGCGCCCGCTTCGCCGACCCGCGCGACGAGTCCGCGCGCACGGATCTCGCCGATGCCGCCGCCCGCGCGAAGTCCGCCGTCCGCCGCGCGGGAAAGCGAAGGCGGCCCGCAGGTGTCTGACGTTCAGCGAGCGACACGACGAAGCCCCGGCCGATGCTTTGGCCGGGACTTCTCGTCTTTCAGAGGCTACTGGACAACGTCGAAAGCGTGCCCCTGTCGCTGGCGATAGATGTAGAAGTGTCCGTCGATCGTGAACACCCGGCGCACGTTCAAGGTTTCAGACGCCGCCACAAGAGACGCGTCCCCCAAGTCCATCGGCGTATCCGCGTAGTCCCGCATCAGCACTCGCATCCGCAGCCATTCATCCTCGGCTGACTTGTGCAACCGCACGATGCCCGCGTCCAGCCACGTCCAGAGTTCATCCTGCCCCCGCCAACCGAGATCCCGCCCGAGCACGTGCATGGCCTCGGCAAAGCATGGCCACGTGGTGATCAGGCCGGTGAACGGCAGCCGCGCGAGCGCAGCGCTACACCGATCATGGTGAGCGTCTCTCCGGTCTACGAGCGCGATCAGCGGGCCCGCATCGCAGAGCGTCATAGATGCCCCGTCCGCTTCTTCTCGAGCAGACCTTCCAGGAAGAGCTCACGGTGGCGTGACGATAGATCCCCACGCTCGCTGCTCACACGCCCGATGTATCCGGCCATACGATCCGCCAGCGTCTTCGGCGTCGATGCCCCATTCTCCGTGGCAGCCGCCGACCCGCTAGACGGCTCCGAAGCATCGCTCGGCGCCGAGGCACCATTCGCATCTGGGCAGCACTCCGGCAATCGCGCGGCGATCCACTCCGCCGGCGTGATGCCGGCAGCAGACGCCTCGGCTTCGATGCGGGCGTAGACTTCGTCCGATAGCTCGATCGATTTGCTCATGGGTGCATTCCCCCGAATCTGCTGCCGGCCTGTGGCCACCTCCTAAGCAGGAACCAGCGATTCCGTACCAAATCTAATCACAGCACACTCCTCACGTCTACGTGTAACCGTGGCCGCTTTCACGCGTGGGAATTGGACGCGATTGGAAGGTGCCCGTGTTCACGCTTTCATCTGCCCAACATCGACTTACAGAGAACTTGCAGCGGGGGAAACCTGAAAACCACCACATTCAATCCCCGCGTTCTGACCCAGCTTTGGCCGATGTGGCGAGATAGGAGCGCGGCCGCTCCCCGCCATCAATCAATCGGCGGAGGGGACGAGCGCGCGGTGGGGCTCCAGGGCGGAGCGCGGAGGGAGGGGGCGCGTGTCGAGCGTCCAGCGGAAAGAGCCCTCGCGCTCGATGCGCTCGCGGCGCGACAGGCCGCGGTAGCCGCACGGCGGCTTGCGCAGCATCCGCGCGAGCGCCAGGCCGATCCAGCCGAGCGGCAGGTAGTAGAACAGGATGTCCCAGT encodes the following:
- a CDS encoding DUF3488 and transglutaminase-like domain-containing protein, producing the protein MSLARLHRRLVSAMALAALAAYAAGDGVTLPVAAAAVALAVSFVWLPDARAGAWIERTTRVGVLALFAWLVYGAFVLRQDFMPGVMGMLLFLVGAESLRPLEARNDMRLYSLTFALLIAATAFYPGLGFAAGFIAYVALAVLGMMVGYLRRESERFRGGAQVRVGRRFLWTTAALSLVTLGMSSTVFVFFPRLPRAWTMQGRRGAGDEVAGFSDRVSIGEFGGRIGSNPEVMFRVEFPDGPPADAQSIHWRGRSFNHFDGSTWSRGAFTAAGDLPPAAYAARWGGPFRRMRIFGGPPGTDVLFGPHPVLTVRPRSAIRPYRGRSGDVFYSGSDNPVYSIVSTAARPSDEQLRGTPDADGEALAEYLQLPALDPRVRRLADSLAAGKTARIDQVRAIADWLHDEFSYTLDLPASESEASLEGFLFRRRAGHCEYFSTALAVLLRTRGIPARNVNGFLGGEWNQNGRYLAVTGNDAHSWVEVWFDGWGWVPFDATPPDRGVVVGRGTAGSWLWPARMWVDGMEYRWYKWVMDYNMDRQLAVFQGIGSMFSGAETSTPGPSGATRRAPFRLGGRWTLVASAAALLTLLALIARRRRGTRLAPETRAYLGLRRAYVRAGWASRGGGDGPLAFAEQLAREGAPGADDAARAVDLYLRARFADPRDESARTDLADAAARAKSAVRRAGKRRRPAGV